The following nucleotide sequence is from Candidatus Saganbacteria bacterium.
AACTATTCCTAATGTGCCGACCCCTGCTCCTGCAAGATAGGCTGCGATTGGAGAACCCAGTCCCCCCGCACCCAATACCAAGACTTTGGAGGCTAAAAGTTTTTCTTGGCCTTTCCCGCCGATATGCGGCAATAAGATCTGCCTGCTATATCGCTCTATTTGATCTTCGGTTAAGCTCACTTGGATCCTCCGGCAATCGCTGGGATAATTGAGACTTCGTCATTTTCTTTAATTTCAGTCGCTTCACCCTGCAAAAATCTAATGTCCTCTTCGTTGACATAAATATTAATAAAACGCCTGACTTTCCCCGATTCGTCGCATATCCTGTCTTTTATTCCTGGAAATTTGGAATCAAGATCTGATAGCAATGTTTTTACATCGGCGCCTGCTGCCTCGACGATATCTTTCCCGTTGGTTACCTTCTGTAAAGGCTGTGGGATCCTTATTTTTACGCTCATAATTTAACTTCCTCCTCGAACGATTTTAATGTCGCCTTGATCTTTGTCGGTTTTCCAATGTGATTTTGTATCGCTTCCTGGGTTTTTAAGCCATTTCCGGTTATACAGATAACCATAGACTCATCTTTTGGAATAACACCCTGCTCAATAAGCTTCTTTGCGGTACCAACGGTCACGCCGCCTGCAGTTTCGGTAAATATTCCTTCAGTACAGGCAAGTAATTTTATAGCATCGACTATTTCTTCGTCAGTTACCGACTCTGCCCACCCGCCTGTTTCTTCGACAGTAGCTTTAGCATAATATCCATCGGCGGGATTGCCGATCGCCAATGATTTTGCGATAGTTTTTGGCTTAACAGGCTTCATGATCTCGGCTTTTTCTTTTATCATGTTAACGATAGGCGCACAACCTGTGGCTTGAGCCGCGTAAAATTTTGTTTTTGGCTTGTCGATCAAACCTATTTTGTGGAATTCTTTAAATGACTTATAGATCTTGGTTATAAGTGAACCGCCCGCGCACGGTGATATCAAATGCTGCGGCGTCTTCCATCCAAGCTGTTCCACTATCTCAAAACCCAGGGTCTTCGACCCTTCCGCATAATATGGGCGAATATTAATATTAACAAATGCCCATTTATATTTGCTGGCGATCTCGGAGCATAGCCTGTTAACTTCATCATAATTGCCTTCAACAGATATTAAATTAGGAGAATAAATAAGCGTCCCGACAACTTTTCCAAGTTCAAGATCATGTGGAATAAAGATGTAACTCTTAAGTCCCGATTTTGCCGCATGGGACGCGACGGAATTCGCAAGATTGCCCGTAGATGCGCAGGCAACAGTCTTAAACCCGAGTTCTTTTGCGCGGGATAATGCGACGGATACCACCCTATCTTTAAATGAAAGGGTTGGAGGACAAACCGAATCGTCTTTTAGGTAAAGTTCTTTAACCCCGAGTTTTTTGGCCAAATTATCGGCTCTAATTAAAGGAGTATAGCCCGAGTACAACCCATCGGTTGGTTTCCCGTCAATTGGAAGAAGCTCCCTGTACCTCCAAAGATTTTTTCCGC
It contains:
- a CDS encoding MoaD/ThiS family protein, yielding MSVKIRIPQPLQKVTNGKDIVEAAGADVKTLLSDLDSKFPGIKDRICDESGKVRRFINIYVNEEDIRFLQGEATEIKENDEVSIIPAIAGGSK
- a CDS encoding threonine synthase; the encoded protein is MSFMVGLKCKECGREYPKEALFVCEYCFGSLEVTYDYEKIKKHLSREVIETRGKNLWRYRELLPIDGKPTDGLYSGYTPLIRADNLAKKLGVKELYLKDDSVCPPTLSFKDRVVSVALSRAKELGFKTVACASTGNLANSVASHAAKSGLKSYIFIPHDLELGKVVGTLIYSPNLISVEGNYDEVNRLCSEIASKYKWAFVNINIRPYYAEGSKTLGFEIVEQLGWKTPQHLISPCAGGSLITKIYKSFKEFHKIGLIDKPKTKFYAAQATGCAPIVNMIKEKAEIMKPVKPKTIAKSLAIGNPADGYYAKATVEETGGWAESVTDEEIVDAIKLLACTEGIFTETAGGVTVGTAKKLIEQGVIPKDESMVICITGNGLKTQEAIQNHIGKPTKIKATLKSFEEEVKL